A single genomic interval of Nocardia bhagyanarayanae harbors:
- the treZ gene encoding malto-oligosyltrehalose trehalohydrolase, which produces MTVFEVWAPKAGTVRLELDGDVHPMRGSADGWWRVERDAADGARYGYLLDDDPTVLPDPRSARQPDGVHGRSALHALDPAGWTDRDWTGRPLAGSVFYELHIGTFTPEGTFDAAIGRLDHLVDLGVTVVELMPVNAFDGTHNWGYDGVLWYAVQESYGGPDGLQRFVNACHTRGLAVCLDVVYNHLGPSGNYLPRFGPYLTEGRNTWGRSLNLDGPASDEVRRYIIGNALRWLRDFHIDALRLDAVHALVDRTATHLLAELAAETERLAAHVRRPLTLIAESDLNDPRLITARAAGGYGLTGQWNDDLHHAVHAAVSGERQGYYADFGSMACLARTLTHGFFHAGTYSSFRGRVHGRPIDRSLVPGSALLAYTCTHDQVGNRALGDRPSAYLTDGQLAVKAALVLCSAYTPMLFMGEEWGARTPFQFFTSHTDPEIGAATAAGRKNEFAEHGWPSEDVPDPQDPATFLRSKLDWSELADPAGARLLACYRALLAMRRAHPDLTDSSLRHVRVDYDERSRWLVLHRGALRLVCNLSEDPVRVPVTGFSLLSWEPPTEGPTGTTIPAHSFALLADSPQAVKSL; this is translated from the coding sequence GTGACTGTCTTCGAGGTGTGGGCGCCCAAGGCCGGCACGGTGCGGCTCGAGCTCGACGGAGACGTGCACCCGATGCGGGGCTCCGCCGACGGCTGGTGGCGCGTCGAGCGGGACGCGGCCGACGGCGCCCGGTACGGGTACCTGCTCGACGACGATCCCACCGTGCTGCCCGACCCGCGCTCGGCCCGTCAGCCGGACGGCGTGCACGGACGCTCCGCGCTGCACGCGCTGGATCCGGCCGGGTGGACCGACCGGGACTGGACCGGGCGGCCGCTGGCGGGATCGGTCTTCTACGAACTGCACATCGGCACGTTCACGCCCGAGGGCACCTTCGACGCAGCGATCGGACGCTTGGACCACCTCGTCGACCTGGGCGTCACCGTGGTGGAACTGATGCCGGTCAACGCCTTCGACGGTACCCACAACTGGGGCTACGACGGCGTGCTCTGGTACGCGGTGCAGGAGAGCTACGGCGGGCCCGACGGGCTGCAACGGTTCGTGAACGCCTGCCACACGCGCGGTTTGGCGGTCTGCCTCGACGTCGTCTACAACCACCTCGGGCCGTCCGGCAACTATCTGCCCCGCTTCGGTCCCTATCTCACCGAGGGCCGCAACACCTGGGGGCGCAGCCTCAACCTGGACGGTCCGGCCTCGGACGAGGTGCGCCGCTACATCATCGGCAACGCGCTGCGTTGGCTGCGCGACTTCCACATCGACGCGCTACGGCTGGACGCGGTGCACGCCTTGGTCGATCGCACCGCCACCCATCTGCTCGCCGAGCTGGCCGCCGAGACCGAACGCCTCGCCGCCCACGTGCGCAGGCCGCTGACCTTGATCGCGGAGAGCGATCTCAACGATCCTCGGCTGATCACGGCGCGCGCGGCGGGCGGCTACGGGCTGACCGGGCAGTGGAACGACGACCTGCACCACGCCGTGCACGCCGCGGTCTCCGGTGAGCGGCAGGGCTACTACGCCGATTTCGGTTCGATGGCCTGTCTGGCACGGACGCTGACGCACGGCTTCTTCCACGCGGGCACGTACTCCAGCTTCCGCGGTCGCGTCCACGGTCGTCCGATAGATCGTTCCCTGGTCCCTGGTTCGGCGCTGCTCGCCTACACCTGCACCCACGATCAGGTCGGCAACCGGGCGCTGGGCGACCGGCCGAGCGCCTACCTGACCGACGGCCAGCTCGCCGTCAAGGCGGCGCTCGTGCTGTGCTCCGCGTACACCCCGATGCTGTTCATGGGCGAGGAATGGGGCGCCCGCACGCCGTTTCAGTTCTTCACCTCGCACACCGACCCGGAGATCGGCGCGGCCACCGCGGCCGGACGCAAGAACGAGTTCGCCGAGCACGGCTGGCCGAGCGAGGACGTGCCCGACCCGCAGGACCCCGCCACCTTCCTCCGATCCAAGCTGGACTGGTCCGAACTCGCCGATCCCGCCGGGGCCAGGCTGCTCGCCTGCTATCGCGCCCTGCTCGCGATGCGCAGGGCGCACCCGGATCTCACCGATTCGTCGCTGCGGCACGTGCGGGTGGACTACGATGAACGGTCCCGATGGCTCGTGCTGCACCGCGGGGCGCTGCGCCTGGTGTGCAACCTGTCCGAAGACCCGGTGCGGGTGCCGGTAACCGGGTTCTCCCTACTGTCCTGGGAGCCGCCGACCGAAGGGCCAACGGGCACAACGATTCCCGCGCACTCCTTCGCGCTGCTCGCCGACTCTCCCCAAGCCGTGAAAAGCCTGTGA